CCTGAAGTGTGGTTGGAAAAGCGCGCGCTGGTTTAAGATTTAGGGAGAATACGAATGTTAAATTACACCTGCAAGTTATGTACTTTTGAATCAACGGTTGATGTACAAGAAACGGTTCCGTTTCAGATTGAGCATGGAGTATGCGAGTTTTGTGTGGATGATGTCCATCACACGTTAAAAGCGAGTCATCAGTTCAACAAAGTTGAGCTTCATTTGAGAATCAATTTGCGTAAGCTCAGGTACAACTTACAGCGAGTGACACGCTATGACAAAGAAGTGAGTTCGGTGCTTGATATCGTTCAATCAGAGGTGAGCGCCATTGAGCATGAGTTGGGAGAGTTGATGTCAGACTATCCTTCGATAGCTGAAGTGTTATCGGAATATCGAAGTTTATTATGCGTGTATAAATAGAGAGCAGGTAGCAACACATGGTCATTGCGGAGTTTAATTTTATTCATTGTGGCTATTCAGGCTCATTGAGTGTGAGCGACCAAAATTTAATCAGAAGAATACAAGAGCATATAAACCAGGGGAGACGCCAAGAGCTGTTTTTGTTGTTGGTTGTGCTTTTACTCGGAGAGTTTGCGTATAGAAGTGTGAGTGAAAAGGTTGACGCTACTTTGATGGAATTGAAAGAGCGTTATGAGCTGGGTGACTGTTCAGTCATGCTAAGTAATGGTTTGAAACTGCGAATAGTCTAATTCTCGGTAAATAATTCTTACTACACAAATCGATCTGCAATTCTATAGATGTTACCTTAAAAGTGAACACCAACAATAGTGAGGTCCATCTTTAGCAATAAATCTTGTTTGGAGAGAGTACATGTTTGCTAAAATAGTAGCTACCAGATTACAGGCATTTGTTTTTACTTTGCTGCTGGTACATAGTGTTACATTTACTAATAATGCGTTTGCTACTCAATTAAACGATTCTGAAAGCCGCTTTTTCTCCCTCAAAGAGGTTCAGCTTTCTAGGAGCAAGGAATTGGCTCCGTTGGGTTTTATATCTTCAAGCGATGGAGTGCCACTGGCTTTTCGAAATTACCACTCGGTAAATCCTAAAGCTATCCTGATTTTCTATCACGGCGCAGGTGCACATAGTGGGCTTCTATATAATCATCTAGGGGTAGGGTTGAGAGACGAGTTTCAAATGACGGTATACATGCCCGATATTAGGGGGCATGGCAGCTCTGGTGGCGCGAGAGGGGATGCACCCAGTGAAAACCAAGTTTGGCATGATATTACAATGATGATTGATTATATTAGGACTTTTCATCCGACTACACCTATTTTCTTAGGTGGTCATTCAGCCGGTGCGGGACTGATATTGAACTACTCGAACTGGGAGCAGCGGCACACCGTCGCTGGTTATGTTCTTGTCGCACCATATTTAGGCTTTCGCTCAAAAACAAGCCTAGAACCTGACGATGAAGACTATCGTTTTTCAGAGGTGAATGTAGCAAAATTTGTAGTTAACTCAATAACTAAAGGTCTATTCTTTAGCCATTCAAAGGCTGTGGAGTTTAACTTCCCAAAAGACATACTCGAGAAAAACCCAGAAATAGTAACTTTTAATACAGTGACTATGTCCAACGCCATAACTCCAAGTTCACCTAGCCTCCAACTGCATCAGTTGAAACGATTTGGGCTTTGGATTGGCTCCAAAGACGAAGCCTTTGACTCTGAAAAAGTCATGGAATTTGCTGAAAACAATAGACAAAAGCATGCAGATGCGGAAATTAATGTTCTTGATGGGGAAACGCATTTTTCTATAATTCTCAGATCTGCAGATGTCATTGGTTCATGGATCTTACACAAAGTTCAGTAGAACTAGTGTTTTAGGTATTTAGTGAGGCAACTCATTTCTATTGCTGGAACCAATTAGCAATGGGAACAATTACTTAGTCAAGCTTTCAATGTTCTTTGATGATGGTGCTATGTAGAAATATATAGTACTTAGTCTGTAAAGATGAGTTTGGTCTCTAAATAAATATTATCTCGAGATAATTGATGTGCGTACTCTAGCTACTTTTCTGCTTTTTGTTCCATTTACTGTGCTGTCTGATTCTATACAGGAAACTATTGACTCTTTTTACAATGAGCAGTTGGTTCCGGGGGTCTCTGTGGCATGGGCTCAATACGGTCACCACATTGAAACTCGTGTTTCAGGAATGGCAGATATTGAACGGAATATTACAATAAAGGCTGATAGCCGAATGTTATCAGCTAGTATTGGGAAAACTTTTATTTCAGCTGCCTTATTGAAAGCGTTTTGTGAAAATGATATCTCGCTAGATACACCTGTTAGTCAATGGTTGGGCCATTTAAAATGGTTTTCTCAACTACCAAACGGTGCAATGATTACGTTAAGAAATATTCTTAATCACACATCTGGTTTAGCTGATCATGTTCACTTGCCTGAATTTAGACAGCGTTTTACCGAACTGTCGAAAACGGGTTCATCCATGAATACAGAAGAGCTTGTTGCTTTTGTGCTTAACAAGGAGCCAGTTTTTTCACCTGGTGAGGGGTGGTCCTACTCTGATACAGGATATTTACTTGCTGGTCTGATACTAGAAATGGAGTTTAACAAACCTTGGACAGAAACTATCCAAGACTTTTTTATCTTTCCTCAAAAACTGCACATGACCGAACCTTCAAACAAGCGATTTCTGTCCGGCTTGGCTGTTGGTTATACTTCGTCAGCTAATTCTTTTGGCTTACCTGATAGAACTATGGACCTTTCAGGTTATTTGGTCTGGAATCCTGCAATCGAAGGGGCTGGCGGAGGTTGGGTTACAACACCGACAGATCTTGTACGTTGGGGGCGTGATCTATGGTCTGGTAGATTGCTCTCGAAGAGTTGTATGAAAGAAATGCTTATGGGCGTTAGAGTTTCTGAGGGTATGGATACTCTGTATGGTTTAGGAGTTAATATAGAGGCATCTTCGCGTTATGGAAAGAGCCTACACCATTTAGGCTGGATTCCAGGTTATGTATCATCCCTACGCTACTTCCCTGATATTGACCTAACGTTAGCAATACAGGTGAATACGGATGTCGACATGATTGGTCCAGAAGGCAGTTTCTCCAATATTGAAAAGCAAATTATTCATGATCTATTTTCAGACTTAGATATCAAAGCTGTGCCGCATTGATTAAGTCTCATTGGATTTACTATGTTCTCAGACATCGAGCAGCAGTTTTTCCATTTCTGGTTTGTTTCTGGTAACGTTCCACTAAATTGCGACGGCTTCCGGTGATGGGCTGATGTCACTAGGTGCAATCCATAGCTTCTTGATTTAGTTTAATCTCTTTAAGCAAGTGAGCTTGGACTTTTTAACTATCATATATGGCTCAGTCAAATGGCTTACAAGCGTAAAAGTACAATTGACCATTTAGTATAATTCTAACTCACGAAAAATACGTTGAGAGGCTAGTAGTGTTTATTCACCTGTGAGGGAGCGGTTAATATTTTTTTTTCGAAACTCACTCGGAGACTGGCCAAAATAACGAACAAAGGCTCTTTGCATGTTTTCTTCTCGCTTATACCCGCAACGGTAAGCGATATATGAAATAGTTTGTTTGGAATCACGAATGAGCGCGGCGGCGGTCTCTATACGAACTTTATCTACAAGTTTTTTAGGCGTGAGTGAAAACTCAGCTTTACATCGTCTAGTGAAATTGCGAGAACTCATAGCCATGAACGAAGACAGGTGGTCTGTACTCAGTTCTTTGTCAATATTTTCCTGTATCCACTGTAGCAGATCTTCCCACTTTGAGTTGCTGCATTCAAACTGCATCTTTAGATAGAATGAGAGTTGAGAATCGGATTGTTTACGCCTATTGGGTAACACCATCGCCATTGCTACGTGTTGCGTGAGTTCTCTACAGGTTTTTATTTCTAGAATGTCTAGCGCCATATCGATAGCTGTACTTATGCCGGCAGAGGACCAAATTTTGTTGTCTTGAACATACGGTGCTTTCTGATTGAGGGTAATGTTTGGATACATACGACGTATGTCATCAAGATAGAACCAGTGTGTTGTTGCTGAAAAGCTCTCACGGGGTAGTGCATTTCCGAGAGTGAACAACCCAGTACAAACAGTACAGATACTTTCTACCTGATGGTAAGCTTGTTGAATGAACTTGGAAACTCGTGAGCTATTAGGTTTTCTGATGTCTAAGCTATTGATTAAAAAGACAAAATCGTCAGGTTCAAGTTTGATTTCACTAATGGCAGTAGATTGAACATATACACCTGAGTTCGATTTTACTAAGCCTCCGTGTTCACTAACGTACACTAGTTCGAACAAGGCTTTGTCTTCAATAATATTTGCGATCGAAAAAACATCCGCCGGTCCGGATAAGTCCATTAACTGAAAGTTATATGAGCAATAGAAAATTAATCTCATAGTCGGTCACACGTTTGAACTTTTTGATTAACATTAATAATAACTTTATCATTATGACTTTGCACGAAAATTCTAGTTTAGACAGTTTTGCAGCTAAAAAGGACAACATAAATGTTTCACATTGAGCTTTTAACGTTCAGCGGCGAAGATAGTGTGTTAATTCGAAGCATGTTCAATTATCAAACGCATGAAATTATTAGGCCGTACTTTAGCTAATTGACCAATCTTACTTTCAGGGCTTGCCTGTGTTTTAAGCAGACTTTTCTTGAACTTCGAGTCATTTGTGACTAGCAGATTATGAATCTGCAGCGCGAAAGGGACTATACAGAGAAACTACGTTGTGAATATATAACTGCGTTTAGTTATACATTTGTTTAGACGAATAAATGACTTTTCATCGCAGCGTGTACTTCTCATGCTGAATGAAATAGAACCATTAATAATATTGATATAAATAAACTTAGGGCTACTTTTATGGAATCACAAGTTATTTTTCCAATAGATGGCATTAAAAATACAGTTTTTCTCAAGCCTCTCATAGCAAGAAGCAATGTGAAGAATGTACATGCTGGTGATTATAGTTATTTCAGTGACTTTGAAGACCCGACAGATTTTCTAAACAAGAATGTGCTATATAATTTTGGGCTTTCTGGTAGTTCTTTATTTATTGGCAAATTTTGTGCGTTAGCCAGTGGAGTTCGTTTCATCATGCCTGACGCAAATCATTCGATTTCAGGAGTTACTACTTTTCCTTTTGCAATCTTCGGACAAAAGTGGCGAAATGCTCTTCCTTTGTCATGTTACCCTTTTAAGCAATACAAAGACACAGTGATCGGGAATGATGTGTGGTTGGGTTATGACGTCACAGTTATGCCAGGCGTAACTATCGGGGATGGTTCTATTGTTGGCTCAAAGTCTGTAGTAGCAATAGACATTCCGCCATATAGTGTCGCTGTCGGCAATCCTGCAAAAGTGGTCAAAAGAAGGTTTGACGAAAAAGAACGAGATGCACTTCTTAAACTTTCGTGGTGGGACTGGGAAGTGAGTATAATTGAACAAGCAATTCCAACTCTAGTCGAAGGCGATATCTCTGGACTTCTAGCCTTTGCAAAGCAAAAAGGCTTATTAAAATAGCTTAAGCTTCAGAGTGATTCTTATCTATTAAACATACTTAAAAATGATCCTGAAAGTTGTAGTTGGCTGGATTTGCGTACTTTCTGTCATGATTTAATTTGGCAAGCAGTGTTTAATTAGTTCGTTATCAGGTCCACGCGTATGTTTTAAAAGGCTTCTTGAGCGTGTTGACAGATACGAGGAAAGTGGAATCGAGGAGAACTCTGACATGTCAAAAAGAAACATAGGGGTGGCACTTGCTGTGCTATCTAGCTCATTTACTCACGCCGGTTTGTCAGGTTCTGGGGGGCTAAGTGGTGAGCTGTCGATAAGTAGCGCTTATATCTCTTCAAGCTCCAATCTGCACACTGATAATGATGCTACTCTAAGCAATATTAATCAAAAGGCTAAAAGTGAAAGTAGTTTTCAAGCTTTTCCTTTAGGGCTGGTAGCCGTTACTTTTGGAGCGGGATTGGATAAACAAGTCTACCTCGGGACATCTCGTGATGATGTAGCTGTAGGGAACTTGGCCATGGAATTTGGCTTTAAAAAGCAACTTAGCAACTCTACTGTAATTGACATTTCTTATCTCCCAACTACGGTGCCTAGTGAAACCTGGGCGGATCCTTTTTTGCTGCATTCGTCACGTACGGTTACCGAACAAAAAGGAGTAGCATATAGACTCAAGATATCTAATATTGCTGGATCCAGCTTTTCCATAGATACAGCAATTTCGGAACAAGAGCTCGATGATGAGCGTTCCGGTATAGATTCTGGGTATGACCCTGCTCTCCTAAACCGCAACTCTGATAGCTTATACATAAAAAGCAGCTTCCGCATATATTTTAATCGAGGGGCGTATTTGAGTCCGTCTGTAATTTACACCGACTCGGATGCTCAAGGAGTGGCAAATAGCAATAGCTCTGTAGCAGGCGAGCTTTCTTTATTCCAATTGTATGGTCGTCATAAGCTTGCCCTAACAATGGGCTACACGGATAGAAGTTATGATGCGGTACATCCGGTTTACAGTTTGGTGCGTAATGATACTGACCTTAGGTTTTTTGTTGCTCACGAGTATCAGCGGTTTATGGGATGGAATAATCTATCCTTTGTTTCTTTCGCAGGTTATGGAGAGACTGACTCGAATATTCAGTTTTACGATAGCGCGCAGCTTTTAGTGTCAGGTGGAGTTAGCTTAAGGTTTTAATTTTGCTAGTACTGCTATCCCATAGGTTCCTCTGGTTAGTTTTTTGTTCCTGCAAGCCTCTGAGTAAGTCTTCACTAGAGGCTTTTTTATATGCGACCTTTGGGCTATCCAATTGATTTGGCGAAATTCGAACACATGCATATTAGCGAACAATGAAGGTGGTTATGTTGATTAGAGGAAGTTTGGTGAGTATCAGAATTGTTAAGGAAAGAGATCTAGATAAGCTTTACAGCTTGTCGTTTGATTATGAAGATCCTGGTGATTTTCTACCGCTTAATTTTATTTCTGAAACGGATTATATAAAAGAATTTAGACAAACAGGTTTTTGGAAAGACAATTGTGGTAAGTTGATTATCGAGGATAGCTCAGGGGAAGTTGTTGGCGAAATAGGTTGTTTTAAAACCACACACTATGTAGATGGAAGAGAAGTCTATTATCGAATTTTTAGTGGTTATAGAAACAAGGGTTATGCATCTGAAGCTCTTAGGCTTTTTATTAGACTGTTTTTTGAATCAAGTTCTATGAATCGTCTTCAAGCCGTTATTGTTGACGGCAATGAAGTGTCTGAATATTTGATAAAGAAACAGTGTTTTAGATACGAGGGCACGATGAAAGAAGCTCGTTACATCAGTGGAAAACTTACTGATTTAAAACTATTTTCGCTAGTTCGTCGTGAGTGGCAAAGCCCAGGCTGTAACGAGGGTTGGTCCCATCAAAAATCATCCGAGTGAGTTTATAACAGAGTATTCCCGCTATTCGGCAAAATCTTGTTGCTTAGTTCATCCTCATGTGGCTTGGCTGATTGGTTATCAGTTGAGCAAGTATGAAAATGCGAGAGCATTGGAGGATCAAAGACGTCAGTTTGTTGTCTAACAAGTGTTATGTTCTTGGAGGTTTATAAAAACCATGCTATCAGCACTTTCGCTGGGTGGCCCGTTGTGGTTTGCATGGGTAGCAACCTCCCAAATCAATAAATGCTTTAAATTATCTGAAGATTACTCGTATAAAGCTTCAGTCGCCCGTGCATACACAGGCTTTCAAGAAGAATCTAAACTCTATGAAGATGAAGTGAGTCAAGCTGTTTTTGAGCGCACCATATTAGCTTTTGGTGCTCCGCCTCTACGATTGATTGATGGTGCTGAACACAATAGTCCTGTACATGAGGGTTTAAGTACCGCCGCTAACTCGGGCTTGTTCAGTTGGTTCAGTAAAAAACGAAACACCCAATCAGATAAGTCTAAAGAAAGCGCAGCGTAATCGACTTTATGTATGGATAATTATATACGGCCCTAGCTCATGTCGTGAGCTAGGGCTTTCTTTTGAACTTAAACGTTTTCATACAGTTATAAACGTCACTAGAATACATATCCTAAGTGTATGGTTGGATATG
The sequence above is drawn from the Vibrio sinaloensis genome and encodes:
- a CDS encoding GlxA family transcriptional regulator is translated as MRLIFYCSYNFQLMDLSGPADVFSIANIIEDKALFELVYVSEHGGLVKSNSGVYVQSTAISEIKLEPDDFVFLINSLDIRKPNSSRVSKFIQQAYHQVESICTVCTGLFTLGNALPRESFSATTHWFYLDDIRRMYPNITLNQKAPYVQDNKIWSSAGISTAIDMALDILEIKTCRELTQHVAMAMVLPNRRKQSDSQLSFYLKMQFECSNSKWEDLLQWIQENIDKELSTDHLSSFMAMSSRNFTRRCKAEFSLTPKKLVDKVRIETAAALIRDSKQTISYIAYRCGYKREENMQRAFVRYFGQSPSEFRKKNINRSLTGE
- a CDS encoding DUF2860 family protein: MSKRNIGVALAVLSSSFTHAGLSGSGGLSGELSISSAYISSSSNLHTDNDATLSNINQKAKSESSFQAFPLGLVAVTFGAGLDKQVYLGTSRDDVAVGNLAMEFGFKKQLSNSTVIDISYLPTTVPSETWADPFLLHSSRTVTEQKGVAYRLKISNIAGSSFSIDTAISEQELDDERSGIDSGYDPALLNRNSDSLYIKSSFRIYFNRGAYLSPSVIYTDSDAQGVANSNSSVAGELSLFQLYGRHKLALTMGYTDRSYDAVHPVYSLVRNDTDLRFFVAHEYQRFMGWNNLSFVSFAGYGETDSNIQFYDSAQLLVSGGVSLRF
- a CDS encoding alpha/beta fold hydrolase — encoded protein: MFAKIVATRLQAFVFTLLLVHSVTFTNNAFATQLNDSESRFFSLKEVQLSRSKELAPLGFISSSDGVPLAFRNYHSVNPKAILIFYHGAGAHSGLLYNHLGVGLRDEFQMTVYMPDIRGHGSSGGARGDAPSENQVWHDITMMIDYIRTFHPTTPIFLGGHSAGAGLILNYSNWEQRHTVAGYVLVAPYLGFRSKTSLEPDDEDYRFSEVNVAKFVVNSITKGLFFSHSKAVEFNFPKDILEKNPEIVTFNTVTMSNAITPSSPSLQLHQLKRFGLWIGSKDEAFDSEKVMEFAENNRQKHADAEINVLDGETHFSIILRSADVIGSWILHKVQ
- a CDS encoding serine hydrolase domain-containing protein, which translates into the protein MRTLATFLLFVPFTVLSDSIQETIDSFYNEQLVPGVSVAWAQYGHHIETRVSGMADIERNITIKADSRMLSASIGKTFISAALLKAFCENDISLDTPVSQWLGHLKWFSQLPNGAMITLRNILNHTSGLADHVHLPEFRQRFTELSKTGSSMNTEELVAFVLNKEPVFSPGEGWSYSDTGYLLAGLILEMEFNKPWTETIQDFFIFPQKLHMTEPSNKRFLSGLAVGYTSSANSFGLPDRTMDLSGYLVWNPAIEGAGGGWVTTPTDLVRWGRDLWSGRLLSKSCMKEMLMGVRVSEGMDTLYGLGVNIEASSRYGKSLHHLGWIPGYVSSLRYFPDIDLTLAIQVNTDVDMIGPEGSFSNIEKQIIHDLFSDLDIKAVPH
- a CDS encoding CatB-related O-acetyltransferase, coding for MESQVIFPIDGIKNTVFLKPLIARSNVKNVHAGDYSYFSDFEDPTDFLNKNVLYNFGLSGSSLFIGKFCALASGVRFIMPDANHSISGVTTFPFAIFGQKWRNALPLSCYPFKQYKDTVIGNDVWLGYDVTVMPGVTIGDGSIVGSKSVVAIDIPPYSVAVGNPAKVVKRRFDEKERDALLKLSWWDWEVSIIEQAIPTLVEGDISGLLAFAKQKGLLK
- a CDS encoding GNAT family N-acetyltransferase, producing the protein MSIRIVKERDLDKLYSLSFDYEDPGDFLPLNFISETDYIKEFRQTGFWKDNCGKLIIEDSSGEVVGEIGCFKTTHYVDGREVYYRIFSGYRNKGYASEALRLFIRLFFESSSMNRLQAVIVDGNEVSEYLIKKQCFRYEGTMKEARYISGKLTDLKLFSLVRREWQSPGCNEGWSHQKSSE